Proteins encoded by one window of Portunus trituberculatus isolate SZX2019 chromosome 27, ASM1759143v1, whole genome shotgun sequence:
- the LOC123509774 gene encoding LOW QUALITY PROTEIN: 2-oxoglutarate and iron-dependent oxygenase domain-containing protein 2-like (The sequence of the model RefSeq protein was modified relative to this genomic sequence to represent the inferred CDS: inserted 1 base in 1 codon), with product MGKRFCICECYYTCNFFIKEYEMHVKFVDGEQFLNDYRKILLSKSCYNPESLIPQLKKEYNRRRQVEALNIRQRQCVLQWYTPRHPHLYTLQQSFLDSRFLEVVEAAQQPDQTCEALARLLQDHQQRVFSFPVFTKEFCEMFVEELTNYEEAPIQKSXPNTMNLYGIKLDELGFTDFVSSLQKEYLTPITRLLFPEWGGGSLDSHKAFVVTYKDGEDVDLSYHYDNAEVTLNVALNEDYSNGELYFGPMRSEVSSRRFGYTHQLGRGLLHRGQQFHGALPITSGIRHNLIIWMRSSEVRNKLCPMCNMTPKLVPVKEGFGDGFTQNEEDVCTLN from the exons ATGGGCAAGAGGTTCTGTATCTGCGAGTGTTATTACACCTGCAATTTCTTCATCAAGGAGTACGAGATGCACGTCAAGTTTGTGGACGGCGAGCAATTCCTCAATGACTACAGGAAA ATTCTGCTGAGCAAATCCTGCTATAACCCAGAAAGTCTCATTCCTCAG CTGAAGAAGGAGTATAATCGACGCAGACAGGTGGAGGCTCTGAACATTAGGCAGCGgcagtgtgtgttgcagtggtaCACTCCTCGACACCCTCACCTATACACACTGcag CAATCATTCCTAGACAGTCGATTCTTGGAGGTAGTTGAAGCAGCCCAGCAACCTGACCAGACTTGTGAAGCCCTTGCACGCCTCCTCCAGGACCACCAGCAGCGTGTCTTTTCCTTCCCGGTCTTCACCAAGGAGTTTTGTGAAATGTTTGTAGAGGAGCTGACGAATTATGAAGAAGCGCCAATCCAGAAAA CGCCAAATACCATGAATCTGTATGGG ATAAAGCTGGATGAACTTGGCTTCACTGACTTTGTGAGCAGCCTGCAGAAGGAGTACCTCACCCCCATCACGCGGCTCCTCTTCCCTGAGTGGGGTGGCGGCTCCCTGGACTCTCACAAGGCCTTCGTGGTCACGTACAAGGATGGGGAGGACGTGGACCTGAGCTACCACTATGACAATGCTGAG GTCACCCTAAATGTGGCCCTGAATGAAGACTACAGCAATGGTGAGCTTTACTTTGGCCCCATGAGGTCAGAAGTGTCATCCCGCCGGTTTGGTTACACACACCAGCTGGGACGAGGATTACTTCACCGAGGACAGCAGTTCCATGGTGCATTGCCCATCACCAGTGGCATCAG ACACAACCTTATAATCTGGATGCGGTCGTCAGAGGTGAGGAACAAGCTGTGTCCAATGTGCAACATGACCCCTAAGCTGGTGCCTGTGAAGGAAGGGTTTGGGGATGGCTTCACACAGAATGAGGAGGATGTGTGTACCCTCAATTGA
- the LOC123509779 gene encoding protein mesh-like isoform X1 produces the protein MTRWWGLVAVVVVVVCRVTQATEATQAAGPLTKDDLDFLQQQVEKDERLDQVAKILEREGTYDPMKSRVAPAPDGGPPRVQRGHSRVKRSFEDFGNDPMMSRMAPRQWKPDVGPYAITAERLKEIRAQKMYPFFDADQRGGNGDMEVNINTQNTQVNKQLNFLLPFFGFGLNYTWVSLNGYLGFSDAPFNWANYPLKFPVQDWPTRPDPSFIGPFYSKCNIGELRPGDDYSKRPGVYWRMARDLPSREDQFSVELRERLMWDIREGMVGTAIFRPKHAIIVTWKNVTFAGGSVNTDAKFVTNTFQLVVATDEIRTYTIFNYDYMAWTSHTEAGGSTDEGQGGVPAFVGFNAGNGTRSYEYTPYSQKLYIRDLAVAGNANGFPGRHMFRVDEKILAGCCRREEELMEYPLTFSPEQGNMLGGTLVNLTGPCFKTSYRLTCQFDTTAVEGYILDDNRATCIMPQLYVSGYVEFSISINNGPYYWKGKFFVETPLTAPEGVWFKDDKYQDHSPEVLHIEWLAGNLTMNRDAQAQISLYGYREISIRPEIVYIDMMVEGIPNTGSFALTTADFMSRDNTHLLDLEMGLVMINLTIPEPLYGLEKSTAVWSRPVPLAWYFRFQWEKLFGSSWPSAMCDRWIENDRNLRNFAYEVERCPCLLQQAVADKGRFLPDFSCDKDGNTQCDYHFGAIHCVRTALPNEDGAGQQCCYDRDGYLMMTADKMWGGNPHRAHNLGKTPFDEANKVPSLSHWYHDVIPFYTCCKWQGEQSPGCVTYRFERRASQDCVGYQPPTAATVFGDPHIYTFDDFPYTFNGKGEFVLARVDSVRHKLDVQGRFEQISPNYLHEAKGSMLTAVAARDNISSVVEVRQRPIDAIWRYHLDVIVDGQRVYFDRYSQKIQQFRECVVYTPSNVLNQSHVIIMFASGAGVEVMENRGFLGTRIYLPLSFANITRGLFGNWTFTQTDDFTLPDGTTGPVSEARDMKAVHAYGMEWVLDDKERDYVGRSLFNHDNYRSSNYYYDADFVPEMDIEPALSINATTRSEEIKRACGDSYQCHFDFVVTLRRDFADMTKYYQDQFVNIKQVGLVTVVSCGALPTPPNGRKSTFNFLSGAEVKFDCDPGYVLLGEQRRWCYASGDWNWPEDGEATCVTEAEYLVMQGGITAGTVLAVLVPVLIALLCFSSYLRNKEQYEAEAYAAVIPLRRLRRSAAAPASRPSISRPIGPVKTADYSPVTHREVFSGSPPPQKLFTEAPLGRAYDSSSDIPDTPSSHRSLSDSDSYTYPGNPSAVDAIGCRPMKIPKDFDAVYDTHEPVNNKPVVFQNVMWDLDAEPHKESNV, from the exons ATGACGCGGTGGTGGggtttggtggcggtggtggtggtggtggtctgcagGGTGACGCAGGCAACGGAGGCAACGCAAGCTGCTGGGCCGCTGACGAAGGATGATCTGGATTTTCTACAGCAACAggtggagaaggatgagagactGGACCAGGTGGCGAAGATcctggagagagaaggaacttaTG ATCCTATGAAGTCGAGGGTGGCGCCTGCTCCTGACGGCGGTCCCCCCAGGGTGCAGCGCGGCCACTCCAGGGTAAAGAGGAGCTTCGAAGATTTTGGAAATG ACCCCATGATGTCCAGGATGGCGCCGAGGCAGTGGAAGCCTGACGTGGGGCCGTACGCCATCACCGCagaaaggctgaaggagatACGAGCCCAAAAGATGTACCCTTTCTTCGACGCGGATCAGAGAGGCGGGAACGGCGACATGGAAGTAAACATTAACACACAGAACACTCAAGTCAACAAGCAACTAAACTTCCTCCTGCCTTTCTTCGGGTTTGGTCTCAATTATACTTGG GTTTCCCTCAACGGCTATCTTGGGTTCTCGGACGCTCCCTTCAACTGGGCCAACTATCCACTGAAATTCCCCGTGCAGGACTGGCCCACGAGACCCGATCCCTCCTTCATCGGGCCCTTCTATTCTAAGTGCAACATAGGGGAGCTGCGGCCCGGGGATGACTACAGCAAAAGGCCTGGTGTTTACtggag GATGGCGCGCGATCTGCCGTCTCGCGAGGACCAGTTCAGCGTGGAGCTTCGGGAGCGGCTCATGTGGGACATCCGGGAAGGCATGGTGGGCACGGCGATCTTCAGACCCAAGCACGCTATCATTGTCACCTGGAAGAACGTCACCTTTGCTGGCGGCTCCGTGAACACTGATGCTAAGTTTGTG acGAACACCTTCCAGCTGGTAGTGGCCACGGATGAGATCAGAACGTACACTATCTTCAATTACGACTACATGGCCTGGACGTCGCACACTGAGGCAGGAGGCTCTACTGACGAAGGCCAAGGCGGTGTACCAGCTTTT gtcGGATTCAACGCAGGCAACGGCACGAGGTCTTACGAATACACGCCATACAGTCAGAAGCTTTACATTCGTGATCTCGCCGTAGCAGGAAACGCGAACGGCTTCCCGGGGCGACACATGTTCAGAGTGGACGAGAAGATTCTGGCGGGCTGctgcaggagggaggaag AATTGATGGAGTACCCGCTGACATTCTCCCCGGAGCAAGGCAACATGCTGGGCGGGACACTGGTGAATCTAACAGGACCGTGCTTCAAGACCAGCTACCGCCTTACCTGCCAGTTCGATACCACTGCTGTTGAGGGCTACATCCTTGACGACAACCGCGCCACCTGTATCATGCCCCAGCTCTACGTGTCCGGCTATGTGGAGTTCTCTATCTCCATCAACAACGGGCCATACTACTGGAAGGGGAAGTTTTTCGTTG AAACGCCCCTAACAGCTCCTGAGGGTGTGTGGTTCAAGGATGACAAGTATCAGGACCACTCCCCGGAGGTGCTGCACATAGAGTGGCTGGCGGGTAACCTCACCATGAACAGAGATGCCCAGGCCCAGATTTCCCTCTACGGCTACAGAGAAATTAGCATCCGACCAGAGATTGTGTATATCGAcatgatggtg gaAGGCATCCCCAACACTGGATCCTTCGCTCTCACCACGGCTGACTTCATGAGCAGAGACAACACGCATCTCCTGGACCTTGAGATGGGCCTCGTTATGATCAACCTCACTATTCCGGAGCCTTTGTATGGTCTGGAGAAATcgac GGCGGTGTGGTCGCGGCCAGTCCCCTTGGCGTGGTATTTCAGGTTCCAGTGGGAGAAGCTCTTCGGCAGTAGCTGGCCGAGCGCAATGTGTGACCGCTGGATAGAGAACGACAGGAACCTTAGGAACTTTGCCtacgag GTGGAGCGGTGTCCGTGCCTCCTGCAGCAGGCGGTGGCGGATAAGGGGCGCTTCCTCCCTGACTTCTCCTGCGACAAGGACGGCAACACTCAATGCGATTACCACTTCGGCGCCATCCACTGCGTCCGTACGGCTCTCCCCAA CGAGGACGGGGCGGGCCAGCAGTGTTGTTATGATCGTGACGGCTACCTTATGATGACCGCTGACAAGATGTGGGGAGGCAACCCGCACCGCGCCCATAACCTTGGCAAGACGCCCTTCGATGAGGCCAACAAG GTTCCGAGTCTCTCCCACTGGTACCACGACGTCATTCCCTTCTACACGTGCTGTAAGTGGCAGGGTGAACAGTCTCCCGGCTGCGTCACCTACAGGTTTGAGCGTCGCGCCTCCCAGGACTGTGTGGGTTACCAGCCTCCTACTGCAG CCACTGTGTTTGGTGACCCCCACATCTACACCTTCGATGATTTCCCCTACACCTTCAATGGCAAGGGGGAGTTTGTGCTGGCCCGCGTGGACTCTGTGCGCCACAAGCTGGACGTGCAGGGACGCTTCGAACAGATCTCCCCTAACTACTTGCATGAAGCCAAGGGATCCATGCTGACGgctgtggcag CTCGCGACAACATTTCGTCCGTGGTGGAGGTTCGCCAACGCCCCATTGATGCCATCTGGAGGTACCATCTGGACGTAATCGTGGACGGGCAGCGAGTGTACTTCGATAGGTACTCCCAGAAGATTCAGCAGTTTAGGG AGTGCGTCGTTTATACACCAAGCAACGTCCTCAACCAGAGTCACGTGATCATCATGTTTGCATCAGGCGCAGGTGTGGAAGTCATGGAGAACAGGGGCTTCCTCGGGACCAGAATCTACCTCCCTCTTAGTTTTGCG AACATCACCCGCGGACTCTTCGGAAACTGGACCTTTACTCAAACTGACGACTTCACGCTCCCAGATGGCACTACAGGTCCTGTTTCTGAGGCCAGGGACATGAAGGCGGTGCACGCTTATGGCATGGAgt GGGTGTTGGACGACAAGGAGCGGGATTATGTTGGGCGTTCTCTCTTTAACCACGACAACTACCGCtccagcaactactactacgatgCAGATTTCGTGCCCGAGATGGACATTGAGCCGGCCTTGTCTATTAATGC AACCACGAGGAGTGAGGAGATCAAAAGAGCGTGTGGCGACTCCTACCAGTGCCACTTCGATTTCGTGGTCACACTTCGCCGTGACTTCGCTGACATGACCAAGTATTACCAGGACCAGTTCGTCAACATCAAGCAAGTGGGGCTGGTTACCG TGGTGTCCTGCGGCGCTCTACCCACGCCCCCGAACGGCAGGAAATCCACCTTCAACTTCCTGAGCGGCGCGGAGGTGAAGTTTGATTGTGACCCTGGCTATGTTCTGTTGGGcgagcagcggcggtggtgctATGCTTCTGGAGACTGGAACTGGCCCGAGGACGGCGAGGCAACGTGTGTCA CCGAGGCAGAGTACCTGGTGATGCAGGGCGGCATCACCGCCGGCACGGTGCTGGCGGTGCTGGTCCCGGTACTCATCGCCCTGCTGTGCTTCTCCTCATACCTGCGGAACAAGGAGCAGTACGAGGCCGAGGCTTACGCTGCCGTCATCCCCCTCCGCCGCCTGAGACGCTCCGCCGCAGCCCCTGCCTCCCGCCCATCAATCTCCCGCCCCATCGGCCCCGTCAAAACCGCCGACTACTCTCCGGTGACTCACAGAGAAGTGTTCAGCGGCTCCCCGCCCCCACAGAAGCTCTTCACCGAGGCACCGCTTGGCCGAGCTTACGATAGCTCCTCCGACATTCCCGACACGCCCTCCAGCCACCGCTCCCTCAGCGACTCTGACAGCTACACCTACCCTGGCAACCCCTCCGCCGTGGACGCCATCGGCTGCCGTCCCATGAAGATTCCCAAGGACTTTGACGCTGTGTACGACACACACGAGCCGGTGAACAACAAGCCCGTGGTGTTCCAGAACGTGATGTGGGACCTGGACGCCGAGCCCCATAAGGAATCCAACGTGTAG
- the LOC123509779 gene encoding protein mesh-like isoform X2, producing the protein MTRWWGLVAVVVVVVCRVTQATEATQAAGPLTKDDLDFLQQQVEKDERLDQVAKILEREGTYDPMKSRVAPAPDGGPPRVQRGHSRVKRSFEDFGNDPMMSRMAPRQWKPDVGPYAITAERLKEIRAQKMYPFFDADQRGGNGDMEVNINTQNTQVNKQLNFLLPFFGFGLNYTWVSLNGYLGFSDAPFNWANYPLKFPVQDWPTRPDPSFIGPFYSKCNIGELRPGDDYSKRPGVYWRMARDLPSREDQFSVELRERLMWDIREGMVGTAIFRPKHAIIVTWKNVTFAGGSVNTDAKFVTNTFQLVVATDEIRTYTIFNYDYMAWTSHTEAGGSTDEGQGGVPAFVGFNAGNGTRSYEYTPYSQKLYIRDLAVAGNANGFPGRHMFRVDEKILAGCCRREEELMEYPLTFSPEQGNMLGGTLVNLTGPCFKTSYRLTCQFDTTAVEGYILDDNRATCIMPQLYVSGYVEFSISINNGPYYWKGKFFVETPLTAPEGVWFKDDKYQDHSPEVLHIEWLAGNLTMNRDAQAQISLYGYREISIRPEIVYIDMMVEGIPNTGSFALTTADFMSRDNTHLLDLEMGLVMINLTIPEPLYGLEKSTAVWSRPVPLAWYFRFQWEKLFGSSWPSAMCDRWIENDRNLRNFAYEVERCPCLLQQAVADKGRFLPDFSCDKDGNTQCDYHFGAIHCVRTALPNEDGAGQQCCYDRDGYLMMTADKMWGGNPHRAHNLGKTPFDEANKVPSLSHWYHDVIPFYTCCKWQGEQSPGCVTYRFERRASQDCVGYQPPTAATVFGDPHIYTFDDFPYTFNGKGEFVLARVDSVRHKLDVQGRFEQISPNYLHEAKGSMLTAVAARDNISSVVEVRQRPIDAIWRYHLDVIVDGQRVYFDRYSQKIQQFRECVVYTPSNVLNQSHVIIMFASGAGVEVMENRGFLGTRIYLPLSFANITRGLFGNWTFTQTDDFTLPDGTTGPVSEARDMKAVHAYGMEWVLDDKERDYVGRSLFNHDNYRSSNYYYDADFVPEMDIEPALSINATTRSEEIKRACGDSYQCHFDFVVTLRRDFADMTKYYQDQFVNIKQVGLVTVVSCGALPTPPNGRKSTFNFLSGAEVKFDCDPGYVLLGEQRRWCYASGDWNWPEDGEATCVTEAEYLTMQGGITAGTVLAVLLPVLIALLCYSSYVRNKDRKDYQEPAFVRAGSRKINQFFRNSNRRYGSESRQTPVREPLNSGGGSSVGGKRTPDTQNSDDTPV; encoded by the exons ATGACGCGGTGGTGGggtttggtggcggtggtggtggtggtggtctgcagGGTGACGCAGGCAACGGAGGCAACGCAAGCTGCTGGGCCGCTGACGAAGGATGATCTGGATTTTCTACAGCAACAggtggagaaggatgagagactGGACCAGGTGGCGAAGATcctggagagagaaggaacttaTG ATCCTATGAAGTCGAGGGTGGCGCCTGCTCCTGACGGCGGTCCCCCCAGGGTGCAGCGCGGCCACTCCAGGGTAAAGAGGAGCTTCGAAGATTTTGGAAATG ACCCCATGATGTCCAGGATGGCGCCGAGGCAGTGGAAGCCTGACGTGGGGCCGTACGCCATCACCGCagaaaggctgaaggagatACGAGCCCAAAAGATGTACCCTTTCTTCGACGCGGATCAGAGAGGCGGGAACGGCGACATGGAAGTAAACATTAACACACAGAACACTCAAGTCAACAAGCAACTAAACTTCCTCCTGCCTTTCTTCGGGTTTGGTCTCAATTATACTTGG GTTTCCCTCAACGGCTATCTTGGGTTCTCGGACGCTCCCTTCAACTGGGCCAACTATCCACTGAAATTCCCCGTGCAGGACTGGCCCACGAGACCCGATCCCTCCTTCATCGGGCCCTTCTATTCTAAGTGCAACATAGGGGAGCTGCGGCCCGGGGATGACTACAGCAAAAGGCCTGGTGTTTACtggag GATGGCGCGCGATCTGCCGTCTCGCGAGGACCAGTTCAGCGTGGAGCTTCGGGAGCGGCTCATGTGGGACATCCGGGAAGGCATGGTGGGCACGGCGATCTTCAGACCCAAGCACGCTATCATTGTCACCTGGAAGAACGTCACCTTTGCTGGCGGCTCCGTGAACACTGATGCTAAGTTTGTG acGAACACCTTCCAGCTGGTAGTGGCCACGGATGAGATCAGAACGTACACTATCTTCAATTACGACTACATGGCCTGGACGTCGCACACTGAGGCAGGAGGCTCTACTGACGAAGGCCAAGGCGGTGTACCAGCTTTT gtcGGATTCAACGCAGGCAACGGCACGAGGTCTTACGAATACACGCCATACAGTCAGAAGCTTTACATTCGTGATCTCGCCGTAGCAGGAAACGCGAACGGCTTCCCGGGGCGACACATGTTCAGAGTGGACGAGAAGATTCTGGCGGGCTGctgcaggagggaggaag AATTGATGGAGTACCCGCTGACATTCTCCCCGGAGCAAGGCAACATGCTGGGCGGGACACTGGTGAATCTAACAGGACCGTGCTTCAAGACCAGCTACCGCCTTACCTGCCAGTTCGATACCACTGCTGTTGAGGGCTACATCCTTGACGACAACCGCGCCACCTGTATCATGCCCCAGCTCTACGTGTCCGGCTATGTGGAGTTCTCTATCTCCATCAACAACGGGCCATACTACTGGAAGGGGAAGTTTTTCGTTG AAACGCCCCTAACAGCTCCTGAGGGTGTGTGGTTCAAGGATGACAAGTATCAGGACCACTCCCCGGAGGTGCTGCACATAGAGTGGCTGGCGGGTAACCTCACCATGAACAGAGATGCCCAGGCCCAGATTTCCCTCTACGGCTACAGAGAAATTAGCATCCGACCAGAGATTGTGTATATCGAcatgatggtg gaAGGCATCCCCAACACTGGATCCTTCGCTCTCACCACGGCTGACTTCATGAGCAGAGACAACACGCATCTCCTGGACCTTGAGATGGGCCTCGTTATGATCAACCTCACTATTCCGGAGCCTTTGTATGGTCTGGAGAAATcgac GGCGGTGTGGTCGCGGCCAGTCCCCTTGGCGTGGTATTTCAGGTTCCAGTGGGAGAAGCTCTTCGGCAGTAGCTGGCCGAGCGCAATGTGTGACCGCTGGATAGAGAACGACAGGAACCTTAGGAACTTTGCCtacgag GTGGAGCGGTGTCCGTGCCTCCTGCAGCAGGCGGTGGCGGATAAGGGGCGCTTCCTCCCTGACTTCTCCTGCGACAAGGACGGCAACACTCAATGCGATTACCACTTCGGCGCCATCCACTGCGTCCGTACGGCTCTCCCCAA CGAGGACGGGGCGGGCCAGCAGTGTTGTTATGATCGTGACGGCTACCTTATGATGACCGCTGACAAGATGTGGGGAGGCAACCCGCACCGCGCCCATAACCTTGGCAAGACGCCCTTCGATGAGGCCAACAAG GTTCCGAGTCTCTCCCACTGGTACCACGACGTCATTCCCTTCTACACGTGCTGTAAGTGGCAGGGTGAACAGTCTCCCGGCTGCGTCACCTACAGGTTTGAGCGTCGCGCCTCCCAGGACTGTGTGGGTTACCAGCCTCCTACTGCAG CCACTGTGTTTGGTGACCCCCACATCTACACCTTCGATGATTTCCCCTACACCTTCAATGGCAAGGGGGAGTTTGTGCTGGCCCGCGTGGACTCTGTGCGCCACAAGCTGGACGTGCAGGGACGCTTCGAACAGATCTCCCCTAACTACTTGCATGAAGCCAAGGGATCCATGCTGACGgctgtggcag CTCGCGACAACATTTCGTCCGTGGTGGAGGTTCGCCAACGCCCCATTGATGCCATCTGGAGGTACCATCTGGACGTAATCGTGGACGGGCAGCGAGTGTACTTCGATAGGTACTCCCAGAAGATTCAGCAGTTTAGGG AGTGCGTCGTTTATACACCAAGCAACGTCCTCAACCAGAGTCACGTGATCATCATGTTTGCATCAGGCGCAGGTGTGGAAGTCATGGAGAACAGGGGCTTCCTCGGGACCAGAATCTACCTCCCTCTTAGTTTTGCG AACATCACCCGCGGACTCTTCGGAAACTGGACCTTTACTCAAACTGACGACTTCACGCTCCCAGATGGCACTACAGGTCCTGTTTCTGAGGCCAGGGACATGAAGGCGGTGCACGCTTATGGCATGGAgt GGGTGTTGGACGACAAGGAGCGGGATTATGTTGGGCGTTCTCTCTTTAACCACGACAACTACCGCtccagcaactactactacgatgCAGATTTCGTGCCCGAGATGGACATTGAGCCGGCCTTGTCTATTAATGC AACCACGAGGAGTGAGGAGATCAAAAGAGCGTGTGGCGACTCCTACCAGTGCCACTTCGATTTCGTGGTCACACTTCGCCGTGACTTCGCTGACATGACCAAGTATTACCAGGACCAGTTCGTCAACATCAAGCAAGTGGGGCTGGTTACCG TGGTGTCCTGCGGCGCTCTACCCACGCCCCCGAACGGCAGGAAATCCACCTTCAACTTCCTGAGCGGCGCGGAGGTGAAGTTTGATTGTGACCCTGGCTATGTTCTGTTGGGcgagcagcggcggtggtgctATGCTTCTGGAGACTGGAACTGGCCCGAGGACGGCGAGGCAACGTGTGTCA CCGAGGCCGAGTACCTGACCATGCAGGGCGGCATCACAGCGGGCACGGTGCTGGCGGTTCTGCTCCCTGTCCTCATCGCCCTTCTCTGCTACTCCTCCTACGTGCGCAACAAGGATCGTAAGGACTATCAGGAGCCTGCCTTCGTGCGTGCCGGCAGCAGGAAGATCAACCAGTTCTTCAGAAACAG CAATAGGAGGTACGGCTCTGAGTCGCGCCAGACGCCCGTGAGAGAGCCTTTGAACAGCGGTGGAGGGAGCAGCGTTGGGGGCAAGCGGACGCCAGACACGCAGAACAGCGACGACACCCCAGTGTAG